From Phragmites australis chromosome 5, lpPhrAust1.1, whole genome shotgun sequence, a single genomic window includes:
- the LOC133917408 gene encoding UDP-glycosyltransferase 73C3-like: MAPTQESTATMLVPPPPPHFVIVPLVAQGHTIPMVDFARLLAERGACVSLITTPVNGARLRGVAEQAARAKLSLEFVELPFPTDFDGLPPGIENVDQVTDNNHFVPLFEALRKLAGPLEAYLRAQAPRQSCIISDWCNPWTAVVARRLGIPRLFFHGPSCFYSLCDLNAVDHGLHQQTAAADDHEKFVVPGMPVHVEVTKATAPGFLNSPGWEALWAEADEAMRTADGAVVNTFLDLEDQFVACYEAALGKPVWTLGPFCLSNRDADAMASRGNKLDIQQSAVTVWLDTMDTDSVVYVSFGSLARKLPKLLFEVGHGLEDSGKPFIWVVKETEADAPEVQEWLEALEVRTAGRGLVVRGWAPQLAILSHRAVGGFVTHCGWNSLLESIAHGVPLVTWPHFADQFLNERLVVGVLGVGVAVGVTAPVMIFDDEAVQVARGDIVRAVSALMGVEEEADERRRKAKKYGEKAHRAMEKGGSSYENLTQLIESFRQSGGKEG, translated from the coding sequence ATGGCGCCCACGCAGGAATCCACGGCTACTATGCtagtgccgccaccgccgcctcacTTCGTTATCGTCCCCCTCGTGGCGCAGGGTCATACCATTCCCATGGTTGACTTCGCTCGCCTCCTCGCGGAGCGCGGCGCGTGCGTGAGCCTGATCACGACGCCGGTGAACGGCGCGAGGCTGCGCGGCGTCGCCGAGCAGGCTGCGCGCGCCAAGCTGTCCCTCGAGTTCGTCGAGCTCCCGTTCCCGACGGACTTCGACGGCCTGCCCCCGGGCATCGAGAACGTGGACCAGGTCACGGACAACAACCACTTTGTCCCCTTGTTCGAGGCCCTGCGGAAGCTCGCCGGCCCGCTCGAGGCCTACTTGCGCGCGCAGGCGCCGCGCCAGAGCTGCATCATCTCCGACTGGTGCAACCCGTGGACGGCCGTCGTGGCCAGACGCCTCGGCATCCCTCGGCTGTTTTTCCACGGGCCGTCGTGCTTCTACTCGCTCTGCGACCTCAACGCCGTTGATCACGGGCTGCACCAGCAGACCGCGGCGGCTGACGACCACGAGAAGTTCGTTGTGCCGGGCATGCCGGTGCACGTGGAGGTGACAAAGGCCACGGCGCCAGGCTTCTTGAACTCGCCCGGGTGGGAGGCGCTCTGGGCCGAGGCCGATGAGGCCATGCGCACGGCCGACGGAGCGGTGGTGAACACGTTCTTGGACCTCGAGGACcagtttgtggcatgttatgaggcgGCGCTCGGCAAGCCGGTGTGGACGCTCGGGCCGTTTTGCCTCTCCAACCGGGATGCCGATGCCATGGCGTCGCGCGGCAACAAGTTGGACATCCAGCAGAGCGCGGTCACCGTGTGGCTCGACACGATGGACACGGACTCCGTCGTTTACGTCAGCTTCGGCAGCCTCGCGCGGAAGCTTCCGAAGCTGCTGTTTGAGGTCGGCCACGGCTTGGAGGACTCCGGCAAGCCGTTCATCTGGGTGGTGAAGGAAACCGAGGCGGACGCGCCGGAGGTGCAAGAATGGCTCGAGGCCCTGGAGGTGCGCACGGCGGGGCGCGGCCTCGTGGTGCGCGGGTGGGCGCCGCAGCTCGCCATCCTGTCGCACCGCGCCGTCGGGGGCTTCGTCACCCACTGCGGATGGAACTCGCTGCTGGAGTCCATCGCGCACGGCGTGCCGCTGGTGACGTGGCCGCACTTCGCCGACCAGTTCCTGAACGAGCGGCTGGTCGTGGGCGTGCTCGGCGTGGGCGTAGCGGTCGGCGTGACGGCGCCCGTGATGATATTCGACGACGAGGCCGTGCAGGTGGCGCGGGGAGACATCGTGCGGGCGGTGTCGGCGCTGATGGGCGtagaggaggaggccgacgagCGGAGGAGGAAAGCCAAGAAGTACGGGGAGAAAGCTCAcagggccatggagaaaggagGGTCGTCGTACGAAAACCTGACGCAGCTGATCGAAAGCTTCAGGCAAAGTGGAGGCAAAGAAGGCTAA
- the LOC133917779 gene encoding uncharacterized protein LOC133917779, whose amino-acid sequence MDFNPLFTFEPSVHADSSSSASVADLDDHGGRRESLPQQQPPPVSSLQMVNIKTHVPTVLDIVNPNYPEWRCFFDSVIGKFGLQSHIAAAPTAALPYVIWSAIVDLFRDHQLHRAVYLEAEFRSLYQGDLSITDYTAKLKELADTLRDLGQPVSEPSQVLNMLRGLNGKYRHTISAITSRQPPHTFLSARSFLLLEELYDSQHGKMAAHHAMVAQSGTRQPPGGVGSSGTGGSGQGGSSNPAGGFGASYGGNRSKKRRGRGNGNPGGSQSLATAGGSSSSTQRPVFPNTPWAAGFNPWQGMVQAWPMPFRAPAAGVLGPRPGTPNQQAFIAGTPSFPSGTHAGLNAAPSGWEPNSLLAALASAGVPPAGNSSSDWFLDTGASSHMASAPGNLHSLRPLSSSPSVTFRLPILALQTDNGREFDNYALRKYF is encoded by the exons ATGGATTTCAACCCCCTCTTCACCTTCGAGCCCTCTGTCCACGCTGAttcttcctcctctgcctctGTCGCCGATCTCGATGATCACGGCGGCCGTCGGGAATCGTTGCCGCAACAACAACCACCACCTGTTTCCTCGCTTCAGATGGTGAACATCAAGACTCACGTGCCAACGGTCCTTGACATCGTCAACCCCAACTACCCCGAATGGCGCTGCTTCTTCGACTCTGTCATCGGCAAGTTCGGCCTTCAATCCCACATCGCCGCCGCCCCCACCGCCGCTCTCC CCTATGTCATCTGGAGCGCCATCGTCGACCTCTTCCGCGACCACCAGCTCCACCGTGCCGTGTACCTAGAGGCCGAGTTCCGCAGTCTGTACCAAGGCGATCTCAGCATCACAGACTACACCGCCAAGTTGAAGGAGCTCGCCGACACCCTGCGCGACCTCGGCCAGCCGGTCTCCGAGCCGTCCCAGGTACTCAACATGCTTCGCGGGCTCAACGGGAAATACCGCCACACCATCTCCGCTATCACCTCCAGGCAACCCCCGCACACCTTCCTCTCCGCCCGCTCCTTCCTCCTGCTGGAGGAGCTCTACGACTCCCAGCACGGTAAGATGGCCGCCCACCATGCCATGGTCGCCCAGAGCGGCACCCGGCAACCACCTGGCGGCGTTGGCAGCTCTGGAACGGGCGGATCCGGACAGGGCGGCTCCAGCAACCCTGCCGGCGGTTTTGGCGCCTCCTACGGTGGAAACAGGTCCAAGAAACGCCGCGGCCGTGGCAACGGCAACCCCGGCGGTTCCCAATCCCTCGCCACCGCCGGTGGATCTTCCTCCTCCACGCAGCGGCCGGTCTTCCCCAACACGCCGTGGGCTGCCGGGTTTAACCCGTGGCAAGGCATGGTCCAAGCCTGGCCCATGCCGTTCCGGGCTCCCGCGGCTGGCGTCCTCGGCCCAAGGCCCGGCACCCCCAACCAGCAGGCATTCATCGCTGGGACTCCATCGTTCCCCAGCGGCACACACGCGGGGTTGAACGCGGCCCCGTCCGGCTGGGAGCCGAACTCGCTGCTCGCCGCTCTAGCCAGCGCCGGTGTACCTCCCGCCGGCAACAGCAGCTCCGACTGGTTCCTGGACACCGGCGCATCGTCTCACATGGCCTCCGCCCCTGGTAACCTCCATTCCCTGCGCCccctttcttcctctccctctgtGACA TTTCGCTTGCCCATCCTCGCTCTCCAAACTGATAATGGTCGAGAGTTCGACAACTATGCCTTGCGCAAGTACTTTTAG